A window from Rana temporaria chromosome 8, aRanTem1.1, whole genome shotgun sequence encodes these proteins:
- the C8H10orf71 gene encoding cardiac-enriched FHL2-interacting protein, protein MHMLRYKKQKRHADGLAGSGVGVMDDTDQEVSSFTDRAFRSLCVAEEEPFNDVPHIPSPIKGMPLSTKYHLGIFNLSVRKTQPLAQLPTISRLRGKWAPTFQPLLNCAKDGLIVAKTNTNKLCVPQPTGYKPCSKVSSLIKSFDNIENERPEQDGVSPSKCIPRGKMNMEQISSEHSELNNETLESINPDDMNLHEHRNLHRRTAREVFLESQEEICPMPTASPCSSGSPLQDQAKKLPNQKQSLRKTTFLHSENSAFKSWGDINKKHHGRHDTDGPVPEAPPILRSATPCSPLLQRTTPGVRARDAGIEVGWASPASTLSNNFDAIPILRTVPPLPSKRMTKQSRESSHRVPKVHADKIQAEDMKIDSGSQSPKEQLCVLAKSNSPKKINQSLNTNQDKKTVSETSHPLSKQNEESQEKVDFSKEDKKSEIPAKVDEIKLSNKPMPPPGRIKTLIQQIEKESVNDVVPCHLSEKKQGLKDSNEVCVETLPSTPHAKHPDSNQHSNSNAHVPPWRRMNIHKIEMEDKLLNKCLSIKECTTGQSYENMTANEDGSLEDKPSISSFNITNLLTPVIIRKNIQEALIEQPMAITPPPADTMTLNDQDQREISLYRKRNEYKSKATGLLFNLKDMRKRVKSTYNPSTNLCNGYEKNYVADGKLQDASAYDKQASEVENVCNNGKEYVPSSTKEEQAKQDFFRNTSDNYLCLNSPSHHVIPCKVFENGEIPTEGTHTDKNIHKENMSSSHLSPIDHSPKKHIEDPIPNSYLKEDICKNVEQIQDAPTEPVWGQNGEEFPLQEENIKPDSKQEEPSDTVSNQTIVFSEQDVKNAHSYTRQCLDSKEDVNQCSTESDEGGKQKIKNDSLKDDLQYYAVSNGNIESSREQHQILKEETEVKVEVSKLLASDQQGEESSNAERIKRPSSIINFKPNLFHIKDNTIKSSPVTKPVRPLLRSLSEDCLIFHKLEDYSFTISKGDLRVTLPSSWEDRDSKIDISKTRNMPANNDKLWNHVATHPVLETPDHNREYKQIKSQHEEREIQELWEKPCRMTPDWKKKKEETAELVKMNKSPDMNSPLLDGLFFHPVETCVSEVTGLSPECNTLHLQHASDSIKLNGEHASSPLLDSTNTNYSPLDNGLLQLEDATSFSEDIACSTITSPMSESITCSIVASPMSFNTQSSGFTTALSAFEDMPSPPLTSASPPLTSANSRNEKPYLPINDVINIVPTLSNNLKNNTSECIKQPQEKAPSIDSLNTAHADAAKPPTVPPKTEKALRRAKRLTKKHRKTEIPPKIQEGDFQESDFVLDVPSPASIISPSISRQSDLNVGSCISRTLQQEESISEASTPSLPITQRKLLQDPDSGQYFVVDIPVHFRIKTFFDPETGKYLQMSLPPSERSTPALGMSNSPFMLYQGLAPVPATSISSLKRAPHMLNDSGLYIEGKSGAWHEEESDCLKMQQSIDCDSCDQSMADTPQSMDRNAGRTRSPDIITMRDIDDFAMEAIS, encoded by the coding sequence ATGCACATGCTTCGTTACAAGAAGCAAAAAAGACATGCAGATGGCCTTGCTGGAAGTGGTGTGGGTGTAATGGATGATACAGACCAAGAAGTAAGCAGTTTTACAGATCGAGCTTTTAGAAGTTTGTGTGTTGCTGAAGAAGAACCATTCAATGATGTTCCTCACATACCTTCCCCCATTAAAGGAATGCCACTTTCCACAAAATACCACCTGGGCATTTTCAACCTTTCCGTAAGGAAGACTCAGCCCTTGGCACAGCTACCCACTATTTCACGACTGCGTGGAAAGTGGGCTCCAACATTCCAACCACTGCTTAACTGTGCAAAGGATGGATTGATAGTTGCCAAGACCAACACCAATAAGCTGTGTGTTCCTCAGCCCACAGGATATAAACCATGCTCCAAGGTGTCATCTCTGATAAAAAGTTTTGATAATATTGAAAATGAAAGGCCAGAACAAGATGGAGTTTCCCCCTCTAAATGTATTCCAAGAGGTAAGATGAATATGGAACAAATATCTTCAGAACACAGCGAACTGAACAATGAAACTTTAGAATCTATCAATCCAGATGATATGAATCTTCATGAACATCGTAATTTACACAGGCGCACAGCCAGAGAAGTATTTTTGGAGTCTCAGGAAGAAATTTGTCCCATGCCCACCGCATCGCCATGTTCTTCAGGCTCACCATTACAAGATCAAGCCAAAAAGTTGCCAAATCAAAAGCAGTCCTTGAGAAAAACAACTTTTCTTCATAGTGAAAATAGTGCATTTAAGTCATGGGGTGATATCAATAAAAAACACCATGGGAGGCATGATACTGACGGTCCAGTCCCTGAAGCACCACCTATTCTGAGATCAGCAACACCATGCTCTCCTTTACTTCAAAGAACAACACCTGGCGTAAGAGCAAGGGATGCAGGAATAGAGGTAGGATGGGCCTCTCCTGCATCAACACTCTCTAATAACTTTGATGCTATTCCAATTTTACGGACTGTTCCTCCACTTCCTAGCAAAAGGATGACAAAGCAAAGCAGAGAATCAAGTCACAGGGTTCCAAAGGTTCATGCAGATAAGATCCAAGCGGAAGATATGAAAATAGACTCAGGATCTCAATCACCTAAAGAGCAGCTCTGTGTTTTAGCCAAATCTAActctcctaaaaaaataaatcaatcattAAATACAAATCAGGATAAAAAAACAGTGTCTGAAACCTCACATCCCTTATCAAAACAAAATGAAGAATCTCAAGAAAAAGTTGATTTCTCAAAAGAGGACAAGAAATCAGAAATACCAGCCAAAGTAGATGAAATTAAACTATCTAATAAACCCATGCCACCACCTGGAAGAATAAAAACATTAATACAGCAAATAGAAAAAGAGTCAGTTAATGATGTAGTTCCATGTCATTTATCAGAGAAAAAACAAGGTTTAAAAGACTCAAATGAGGTGTGTGTGGAGACTTTGCCAAGCACACCTCATGCAAAACACCCAGACTCAAATCAACATTCAAACAGCAATGCTCATGTGCCCCCATGGAGGAGAATGAATATTCACAAGATAGAAATGGAAGATAAGTTACTAAATAAATGTTTAAGTATAAAAGAATGTACTACAGGACAATCTTACGAAAACATGACAGCAAATGAAGACGGTTCCTTGGAAGACAAGCCCAGTATCTCATCCTTTAATATTACAAATCTTTTAACTCctgtaataataagaaaaaacataCAAGAAGCTCTAATAGAACAGCCAATGGCAATAACTCCTCCACCTGCTGATACAATGACACTTAATGATCAGGACCAAAGAGAAATTAGCTTGTATCGTAAGAGAAATGAATATAAATCCAAAGCCACAGGCCTACTATTCAATCTGAAAGACATGAGAAAAAGAGTAAAAAGTACATATAATCCATCAACAAATCTTTGTAATGGTTATGAAAAGAATTACGTAGCAGATGGCAAGCTACAAGATGCTTCAGCTTATGATAAACAGGCATCAGAAGTTGAAAATGTTTGTAATAATGGAAAGGAATATGTACCAAGTTCAACGAAAGAAGAACAGGCTAAACAGGATTTTTTTAGAAATACTTCTGATAACTATTTATGTTTGAACTCTCCATCACACCATGTAATACCATGTAAAGTATTTGAAAATGGAGAAATTCCTACAGAAGGCACCCACACAGATAAAAATATCCATAAAGAAAATATGTCATCTTCCCATCTCAGTCCTATTGATCATAGCCCTAAAAAACACATAGAAGATCCTATACCAAATTCTTATCTTAAAGAAGATATATGTAAAAACGTGGAACAAATACAGGATGCACCTACTGAACCAGTTTGGGGGCAAAATGGAGAAGAATTTCCTTTGCAAGAAGAAAATATTAAACCTGACAGCAAGCAAGAGGAGCCATCCGATACAGTTTCTAATCAAACAATTGTTTTCTCGGAACAAGATGTGAAAAATGCACACAGCTACACAAGGCAATGTTTAGACTCCAAAGAGGATGTAAATCAGTGTTCAACTGAAAGTGATGAAGGTGgaaaacaaaagataaaaaatgatAGCCTAAAGGATGATTTACAGTATTATGCTGTTAGCAATGGCAATATAGAGAGCAGCAGAGAGCAGCATCAAATACTAAAAGAAGAGACTGAAGTGAAAGTAGAAGTTAGCAAGCTATTAGCAAGTGATCAGCAAGGTGAAGAAAGTTCAAATGCAGAAAGGATTAAAAGACCATCTAGCATAATTAATTTCAAACCAAACTTATTTCACATAAAAGACAATACAATTAAATCATCACCTGTTACAAAACCAGTAAGGCCTCTATTAAGAAGTCTTTCAGAAGACTGCCTAATTTTCCACAAATTAGAAGACTATAGCTTTACAATAAGTAAAGGAGATCTTAGAGTAACATTACCTAGTTCATGGGAAGACAGGGATTCCAAAATAGACATAAGTAAAACAAGAAATATGCCAGCAAATAACGATAAACTTTGGAATCATGTAGCTACACATCCTGTATTAGAGACTCCAGATCACAACAGagaatataaacaaataaaatcacAACATGAAGAAAGAGAAATTCAGGAGCTATGGGAGAAGCCCTGCCGTATGACTCCCGattggaaaaagaaaaaggaggaaactGCAGAATTAGTCAAAATGAATAAAAGCCCTGATATGAATTCACCACTGCTTGATGGACTATTTTTTCATCCAGTTGAAACCTGTGTCTCAGAGGTGACTGGGCTGTCACCTGAATGCAACACCTTGCATTTGCAACACGCAAGTGACTCCATAAAGTTaaatggagaacatgcaagcTCTCCACTTcttgacagtacaaatacaaattATTCTCCACTTGACAATGGACTCCTACAGCTAGAAGATGCTACTTCTTTTTCAGAAGACATTGCCTGTTCAACTATAACCAGCCCCATGTCAGAAAGTATTACTTGCTCTATAGTAGCCAGTCCCATGTCATTTAATACACAAAGCTCTGGTTTTACTACAGCTCTTTCTGCATTCGAAGATATGCCAAGCCCACCTTTAACAAGTGCAAGCCCACCTTTAACAAGTGCAAACTCAAGAAATGAAAAGCCTTACCTCCCAATCAATGATGTGATAAATATAGTCCCTACTCTCTCTAATAATTTGAAGAACAACACTAGTGAGTGCATAAAACAACCACAGGAAAAAGCACCAAGCATAGACTCTCTAAATACAGCTCATGCTGATGCTGCAAAACCACCAACGGTTCCTCCAAAAACTGAGAAAGCTTTACGGCGTGCCAAACGCCTAACTAAAAAACACAGGAAAACTGAAATCCCTCCAAAGATACAGGAAGGGGATTTTCAAGAGTCTGATTTTGTACTGGATGTTCCATCTCCTGCCAGTATCATTTCACCTTCAATTTCACGGCAATCAGATTTAAATGTGGGATCCTGCATATCACGTACACTACAGCAAGAGGAGTCAATTTCTGAAGCCTCAACCCCATCTCTTCCAATTACTCAACGCAAACTTTTACAGGACCCTGATTCTGGACAGTATTTTGTGGTGGACATTCCGGTCCATTTccgaattaaaacattttttgatccaGAAACTGGAAAATACCTGCAAATGTCCTTACCTCCATCAGAAAGATCAACTCCAGCACTGGGAATGTCGAATAGTCCATTTATGTTGTATCAAGGCCTTGCCCCAGTACCAGCTACATCCATATCATCCCTAAAAAGAGCTCCACATATGTTAAATGACAGTGGTTTGTACATTGAAGGGAAGTCAGGAGCATGGCATGAAGAAGAATCTGACTGCTTAAAAATGCAGCAATCCATAGACTGTGATTCATGCGACCAGAGCATGGCAGACACTCCACAAAGCATGGACAGAAATGCAGGCAGGACAAGGAGTCCAGATATTATTACAATGAGAGACATAGATGATTTTGCAATGGAAGCAATCTCATGA